A region from the Pelagovum pacificum genome encodes:
- a CDS encoding DUF2061 domain-containing protein, producing the protein METKTRSVVKAVLWNLLGLAVMALVGLIMTGSIAVGGAMALINAALGLSMYFIYERVWDGIEWGRDA; encoded by the coding sequence ATGGAGACGAAAACACGGTCCGTCGTGAAGGCGGTCCTCTGGAATCTGCTTGGCCTCGCGGTGATGGCGCTGGTCGGGCTGATCATGACAGGCTCCATCGCGGTCGGGGGTGCAATGGCGCTCATCAACGCCGCGCTCGGCCTGTCGATGTACTTCATCTACGAACGGGTCTGGGACGGGATCGAATGGGGTCGCGATGCGTGA